The Montipora foliosa isolate CH-2021 chromosome 1, ASM3666993v2, whole genome shotgun sequence genome has a window encoding:
- the LOC137970829 gene encoding mucin-like protein gives MGSYDGAESCELVVVYMLNLLKRICGDTIGLYRDDGLAISQGSPRTTERTKKQICKLFADKNLKITIQANKKVVNYLDVTLDLNTGKHYPFMKPGNVPSYVHAKSNHPPNIIKRIPENINQRLSNISSDEEVFNKAAPTYQAALDKSGYTYKLRFTPKNSTRKIRRPKKRNITWYNPPFDTRVRTNLGKKFFCIVCECFLRGHALRPIFNRNTLKLSYSCMPNVKSAIDAHNKRLLKQTNSGEAISDARLCNCRRKEDCPLENQCLTKGIVYQATVTTEQGSECYVGLTDTDFKSRFANHKQSFRNEVYSNLTELSKHVWQLKEAGVDYTIRWKILDKAQAYSNATKRCKLCTLEKFYIICKQEHATLNKRTELASTCGLSILLEGEIYNGYNNLTNRSVSVGGNITFSKPEENCLEVSFPSASNVKFCEKKKSMLFVVTLAIDYKNATKGLLGTWNDNPDDDFALPDGSVLQPSLTGSAIHFDFGVKWQINESQSLFTYDQNESVNTFAKPDFVPMFADNITWQNDSIRLEAEAQCGEDRDCLYDVASTNDLSVGAITKDINVQLVNETNSLENFPPKIVDVPTAINVTFNRTTKLVVKAEDNDTIAFRVINKPENATENQLGNVLHFTWHVTSTRRFNLSFVATDEMGASSTWNPTINMCACLHDGLCVTPEEGDDLNTGNKFVYMGCACQGGYTGRFCDSEIDACELNGQPCYQGVDCIDLPPPANISGYICGPCPRGLTGNGAQCTDIDECNPRGACGQVCINTPGSFVCDCRNGYTLNSDGKTCADVNECEGRNECKQQCENEPGTYNCSCGQYFKRDPSDWTNCLALNPCSSDNGCEHVCFKGDDNEAKCACFAKYELNVDGKTCRDIDECARGTDGCDQICTNTPGSYNCACQKGFKLSRDALKCQDINECIDEDLFNCTDEFHKCVNTRGSYKCECDNNLYFIDGKCRGLAKNQTAPVPTLIPPREPSIREQEQAVEMSLTADEDFKWDFNTDKSFKDTMASVTSAYCERNRAECALKDQRRKRREAIFDLYEPDQVHLLPGYPSNVSGSLQVAFYVQQPAGLFIGNTSVLPSNTLLQIVVSYKSELENAIGVNITSVKATFIPTTPLPTTKVQEYRINNRDSIIFIAIGICVAGASLLFLVFTAIYVWRATRNRATVEIPQLD, from the exons atggggtCCTATGATGGCGCTGAGTCGTGCGAATTGGTCGTGGTATACATGCTTAACCTACTGAAAAGAATTTGCGGTGACACAATAGGACTATACAGAGACGACGGGCTCGCAATATCTCAAGGGTCCCCACGCACCACCGAGCGCACTAAGAAGCAAATATGCAAGCTCTTCGCCGacaaaaacctaaaaataaccATTCAAGCGAACAAAAAGGTGGTAAATTACTTAGACGTGACCCTGGATCTAAACACCGGAAAACACTATCCTTTCATGAAGCCCGGAAACGTACCATCTTATGTACACGCGAAAAGCAATCACCCACCGAACATCATCAAGCGAATCCCAGAGAATATAAACCAAAGGCTGTCGAACATCTCGTCTGACGAAGAAGTATTCAACAAAGCAGCACCGACGTATCAGGCAGCACTAGACAAGAGCGGATACACATACAAATTGAGGTTCACCCCAAAAAATAGCACGAGGAAAATCCGCagaccaaaaaaaagaaacatcacATGGTACAACCCACCCTTTGATACGAGAGTGAGAACTAACCTGGGAAAGAAGTTCTTTTGCATTGTCTGCGAATGTTTCCTCAGAGGACACGCCCTAAGACCTATATTCAACCGCAACACCCTCAAGCTATCCTACAGCTGTATGCCCAACGTCAAAAGTGCAATCGACGCACACAACAAGCGCCTGCTGAAGCAAACCAACTCAGGCGAAGCCATAAGCGACGCCAGGCTCTGCAATTGCCGCAGGAAAGAGGACTGCCCACTAGAGAACCAGTGCCTTACAAAGGGCATCGTATACCAAGCCACCGTAACAACAGAGCAGGGGAGTGAATGCTACGTGGGTTTAACCGACACAGACTTTAAGTCTCGATTTGCCAATCACAAACAATCATTTAGAAATGAAGTATACAGCAACCTAACTGAGCTCAGCAAGCACGTGTGGCAGTTAAAGGAAGCTGGAGTAGATTACACGATCAGATGGAAAATTCTTGATAAGGCACAGGCATACTCTAATGCAaccaaaagatgcaaattgtgcaCCCTAGAAAAGTTCTACATTATATGTAAACAAGAGCATGCCAccctcaacaaaagaacagagctTGCGAGCACTT GTGGCTTAAGCATTCTTCTTGAAGGCGAAATTTACAATGGCTACAACAATCTAACAAACCGGAGTGTTAGCGTTGGAGGAAATATCACTTTCTCAAAACCGGAAGAAAACTGTCTTGAAGTTTCTTTCCCGTCAGCATCAAATGTTAAGTTTTGTGAGAAGAAAAAATCGATGCTTTTTGTCGTCACCCTCGCGATTGATTACAAAAATGCCACCAAAGGGTTGCTGGGAACTTGGAATGATAACCCGGATGACGACTTCGCATTGCCTGATGGGTCAGTGCTGCAACCTTCTTTAACAGGAAGCGCAATTCACTTTGACTTTGGCGTTAAGT GGCAAATAAACGAATCCCAGTCTTTATTCACTTATGATCAAAATGAAAGCGTCAATACCTTTGCTAAACCCGACTTTGTGCCTATGTTTGCTGACAACATAACATGGCAGAATGACAGCATAAGGTTGGAGGCTGAAGCACAGTGTGGAGAAGATCGTGACTGTTTATATGACGTGGCATCTACAAATGACCTATCCGTTGGAGCAATAACCAAGGATATCAACGTTCAGCTTGTCAATGAGACAAATTCTTTAG AAAATTTCCCACCAAAAATAGTCGATGTCCCAACTGCAATAAATGTCACATTTAACAGGACTACCAAGTTGGTTGTCAAAGCAGAAGACAATGACACCATCGCGTTCAGAGTAATAAACAAACCTGAAAATGCTACAGAGAATCAACTTGGAAATGTGCTTCATTTTACCTGGCACGTTACATCAACAAGAAGG TTCAATTTGTCATTCGTTGCCACTGATGAAATGGGCGCAAGCTCAACTTGGAATCCTACCATTAACATGTGTGCCTGCCTTCACGATGGTCTGTGCGTGACGCCAGAAGAGGGCGATGACCTCAACACTGGCAACAAATTTGTTTACATGGGATGTGCATGCCAGGGAGGGTATACGGGAAGATTCTGTGATAGTGAGATTGACGCCTGTGAATTGAATGGTCAGCCGTGTTACCAAGGAGTGGATTGCATTGATCTTCCACCACCAGCCAATATTAGTGGTTACATATGTGGACCCTGTCCAAGGGGCCTGACTGGAAACGGAGCACAATGCACGG ATATCGATGAATGCAATCCACGTGGTGCATGTGGTCAAGTGTGCATCAATACACCGGGTTCTTTTGTGTGCGATTGTCGCAACGGATATACGCTGAATAGCGATGGAAAAACATGTGCtg ATGTGAATGAATGCGAGGGTCGGAATGAATGCAAGCAACAGTGTGAAAACGAACCAGGAACCTACAATTGTTCGTGTGGTCAGTATTTCAAACGGGATCCATCTGATTGGACAAATTGCCTTG CTTTGAATCCTTGTTCTTCAGACAATGGCTGTGAACACGTGTGCTTTAAAGGAGATGACAACGAGGCAAAGTGTGCTTGTTTTGCAAAATACGAGTTAAACGTCGATGGAAAAACATGTAGAG ACATCGATGAGTGTGCAAGAGGTACCGATGGTTGTGATCAGATTTGTACAAACACCCCAGGAAGTTACAATTGTGCATGTCAAAAGGGGTTTAAATTGAGCCGAGATGCTTTAAAATGCCAAG ATATTAACGAGTGTATAGATGAAGACTTGTTCAATTGCACAGACGAGTTCCACAAGTGCGTCAACACACGAGGATCTTATAAATGCGAATGTGATAATAACCTATACTTCATTGACGGAAAATGCAGAG GTCTGGCTAAAAATCAAACAGCTCCAGTTCCTACGCTAATCCCACCACGGGAGCCTTCAATACGAGAGCAAGAGCAGGCAGTAGAGATGTCGCTTACAGCAGATGAAGAC TTTAAATGGGACTTCAACACCGACAAGTCTTTTAAAGATACCATGGCGTCTGTTACGTCCGCCTACTGTGAAAGAAATAGAGCCGAATGTGCACTTAAAGACCAAAGACGAAAGAG GCGTGAAGCCATTTTCGATCTGTATGAGCCTGATCAAGTCCATCTCCTTCCTGGTTATCCTAGCAACGTTTCTGGTTCTCTTCAAGTCGCCTTCTACGTCCAGCAGCCCGCGGGACTCTTCATCGGTAATACCTCTGTATTACCAAGCAACACATTACTTCAAATTGTTGTATCCTACAAGTCAGAACTTGAAAATGCTATTGGAGTGAACATTACCAGTGTCAAAGCTACATTTATACCAACAACGCCATTGCCGACAACAAAAGTACAGGAATACAGAATCAACAACCGTGACAGTATCATCTTTATTGCCATTGGTATTTGTGTTGCAGGGGCTTCATTGCTTTTCCTAGTTTTCACTGCCATCTACGTTTGGCG TGCAACAAGGAATCGCGCCACAGTTGAGATTCCACAATTGGATTAA